One Excalfactoria chinensis isolate bCotChi1 chromosome 19, bCotChi1.hap2, whole genome shotgun sequence genomic window carries:
- the LOC140260761 gene encoding E3 ubiquitin-protein ligase TRIM58-like — MALSEALGRLDEEAVCSICLEYMSEPVSIDCGHNFCRGCIARHCQDKALWSDAPFSCPQCRAPCRRSGLRPNRQLANIVDSIRQLGLRGGAGTAAGDGAPLCALHDERLKLFCEADERPICVVCRESQQHRSHSVYPIEEAAQAYKDKLQKSLEQLSKEVEDMKKRESEGKVKTQECKEKVKRKRETIVCEFGKLHQLLADEEKLLLQKLEEEETQILVTISENIARVTEQKSLLVELILEIKEKMQQPAEGLLKDMRCILSRCETMKFQAPKPVSVNLKEDYSIPERCMGMRHMLRKFKVDVTLDPETAHLELVLSEDRKSVRRGSRKLFLLLFDNPKRFSCAPVVLGLQAFFSGRSYWEVQVGDKPEWGLGLCKEAACRKGSVVFSPQNGYWVLRLQNGGYEALTCPVSCLAPSVRPRCVGIFLDYEAGEISFYNVSDRSHLYTFTDKFSGKLRPFFYLGSLMGGKNTEPLVISWMRDTQGTSCVVL; from the exons ATGGCGCTGTCCGAGGCGCTGGGGCGGCTGGACGAGGAGGCCGTGTGCTCCATCTGCCTGGAGTACATGAGCGAGCCCGTCAGCATCGACTGCGGGCACAACTTCTGCCGCGGCTGCATTGCGAGGCACTGCCAGGACAAGGCCTTGTGGAGCGACGCGCCGTTCTCCTGCCCGCAGTGCCGGGCTCCGTGTCGCCGCAGCGGCCTCCGGCCCAACCGGCAGCTGGCCAACATCGTGGACAGCATCCGGCAgctggggctgcggggcggcgcggggacGGCGGCGGGGGACGGAGCCCCGCTGTGCGCCCTGCACGACGAGCGGCTCAAGCTGTTCTGCGAGGCGGACGAGCGGCCCATCTGCGTGGTGTGCCGGGAGTCCCAGCAGCACCGCTCGCACTCCGTGTACCCCATCGAGGAGGCGGCGCAGGCGTACAAG gacAAACTCCAGAAATCGCTGGAGCAGCTTTCCAAGGAAGTGGAGGATATGAAGAAGCGCGAGTCAGAGGGGAAGGTGAAAACCCAGGAGTGCAAG GAGAAAGTGAAGAGAAAGCGGGAGACGATTGTGTGCGAGTTTGGGAAGCTGCACCAGCTGCTGGCTGatgaggagaagctgctgcttcagaagctggaggaggaggagacgCAGATTCTGGTGACGATCTCTGAAAACATAGCCAGGGTGACAGAGCAGAAGAGCTTGCTGGTCGAGCTGATCCTGGAGATAAAAGAGAAGATGCAGCAGCCAGCGGAGGGGCTGCTCAAG GACATGAGATGCATCCTGAGCAG GTGTGAAACGATGAAGTTTCAGGCCCCCAAACCTGTGTCTGTGAACTTGAAGGAGGACTACAGCATCCCAGAGCGCTGCATGGGTATGAGACACATGCTGAGGAAGTTCAAAG TGGATGTGACTCTGGACCCTGAGACGGCGCACCTGGAGCTCGTCCTGTCTGAGGACCGCAAGAGCGTGCGGCGCGGGAGCAGGAAGCTCTTCCTGTTGCTATTTGACAACCCCAAGAGGTTCAGTTGTGCGCCagtggtgctggggctgcaggcctTCTTCTCGGGCCGCAGCTACTGGGAGGTGCAGGTGGGAGACAAGCCGGAGTGGGGCCTGGGGCTGTGCAAGGAGGCTGCCTGCCGGAAAGGCAGTGTTGTCTTCTCCCCTCAAAATGGCTACTGGGTGCTGCGGCTGCAGAACGGTGGCTATGAGGCCCTTACCTGCCCCGTCTCCTGCCTGGCCCCAAGCGTCAGGCCCCGCTGCGTTGGTATCTTCCTGGACTATGAGGCAGGAGAAATCTCCTTCTACAACGTGTCCGACCGCTCCCACCTCTACACCTTCACCGACAAGTTCTCAGGAAAACTGCGGCCTTTCTTCTACCTGGGCTCCCTTATGGGGGGCAAAAATACGGAGCCCTTGGTGATCTCCTGGATGAGGGACACGCAGGGGACCAGCTGTGTTGTGCTGTGA